In Candidatus Cloacimonadota bacterium, one genomic interval encodes:
- a CDS encoding glycosyltransferase family 9 protein → MDVEHIRKIDKWLGIPMCAFLSFLYWVRTIFKPSLKKPVNPKNILFVELSEMGSAILAYSTLQKTKVLFPDSTIHFLIFEENKESVYITESIPKENVLTIDCSSFSRFVFSTLSVLRTLHKIPIDTYIDMELFSRATSIISYLSGAHNRVGFYKFHMEGLYRGTFLTHRVTYNPHQHISYNFFNLLFSLIAPFDEYPKLKKDFSDVPKVPHIESTDEQLRAIFSKLQSENPDIKPDSKLVVFNPNAGILPIRAWPLEKYCELARRLAEIKSVFIVIMGVNDASKDAEVIKKVSPSRIIDLTNKTTLREIIDLFNVSDVLVTNDSGPAHFASLTPITNIVFFGPETPKLYGPLGQNCHTLYSNFGCSPCVSAFNHRKTTCKDNQCVKVISVDTVYDLVVKNL, encoded by the coding sequence ATGGATGTCGAACATATTCGCAAGATCGATAAATGGCTGGGTATTCCCATGTGCGCTTTTTTATCATTTTTGTATTGGGTACGCACGATCTTCAAGCCATCGCTGAAAAAACCCGTAAACCCAAAGAATATACTATTTGTTGAACTTTCGGAGATGGGTTCTGCAATTCTTGCCTATTCAACACTACAAAAGACGAAAGTCCTCTTTCCTGATTCGACTATCCATTTTCTCATTTTTGAAGAGAATAAGGAAAGTGTTTATATCACAGAATCGATCCCGAAAGAAAATGTTTTAACAATCGATTGCTCAAGTTTCTCCCGCTTTGTGTTTTCTACCCTTTCTGTTTTGAGAACATTGCACAAGATACCTATCGATACCTATATTGATATGGAGCTTTTCTCAAGAGCAACCAGCATCATTTCCTATCTTTCGGGAGCGCATAATAGGGTTGGATTTTATAAATTCCACATGGAGGGTCTATACAGGGGAACCTTCCTTACCCATCGAGTTACGTATAATCCGCACCAGCATATTTCGTACAATTTTTTCAATCTCCTTTTTTCTTTAATCGCTCCTTTCGATGAGTATCCCAAATTAAAAAAGGATTTTTCTGATGTTCCAAAAGTACCGCATATTGAATCTACTGATGAACAACTGCGTGCAATTTTTTCGAAATTGCAATCAGAGAATCCTGACATCAAACCTGATTCAAAACTGGTTGTTTTTAATCCAAATGCAGGCATCCTGCCGATACGTGCCTGGCCACTTGAAAAATACTGCGAACTTGCAAGGCGACTAGCTGAAATCAAATCTGTATTCATCGTTATCATGGGTGTTAATGATGCATCAAAGGACGCTGAAGTGATAAAAAAAGTTTCACCGAGCAGGATCATCGACCTGACGAATAAAACAACGCTTCGAGAGATAATCGACCTATTCAATGTCTCTGATGTGCTCGTGACGAATGACTCCGGTCCAGCACATTTTGCAAGCTTAACACCTATCACGAATATTGTTTTCTTCGGACCCGAAACACCGAAACTTTACGGACCACTCGGGCAAAACTGCCATACACTCTATTCAAATTTTGGATGCAGTCCCTGTGTAAGCGCATTCAATCACAGAAAAACAACATGCAAAGATAATCAGTGCGTGAAAGTTATCTCTGTTGATACAGTTTACGACCTTGTTGTTAAGAACCTATAG
- a CDS encoding HEAT repeat domain-containing protein gives MKRIVILLYVISLTFCLNAEVLQDQEIDLVKNLLEDNDMSLQSLKFLKDWAGDTKFKLPIVVDILNNPLEFPKFVDSTEILCDRHDPEEMISTYAEILFQAGWLTAFDDAIFEDYFDKNVQREQDVFAYIEYVWEITEHLYQQAWHKISDDEKDILTYLSYSLWQEEEDSLRYDEFYASNMITTFDSLDIEEDVIPIIKKINFGNLMQAAQVFQEGFDVLESHINDLFFNNTQKLAKNSSFGKMCIGTYYNDIYDEQYSFIVDPGGNDVYTAPIKTGWENPFYVILDLQGDDTYRSNEIGNLFRVFAGLGISYDCAGNDLYVGDDYTLSSFLGYQLCYDRQGNDMYAGGLNSIAAAIFGLNMLIDTNGNDSYSTTELGEGFAGPLAAGFLIDTDGSDMYYAGGKYLHAPLAPFDHRALSQGFGFGIRPYMGGGIGVIYDKTGNDAYQGAVYSQAVAYWYSLGIIIDKAGNDFYTAVYYPQGSGIHLAGGFLYDEEGEDHYYSKHGPGQGAAHDYAVGFLIDRKGNDIYSVEGGNGLGLTNSVALFLDVSGNDRYERNVTSNYGYANSARNTGSIGIFLDTGGTDSYPIYADSSEYHERYKNDSQWMFGTYGVGKDTSIVIPDVEPMEEAQEKEVATVDSLASIKEIFSIASEWGVGSAAKRVSLAADILLKRDEEASEYIFENKLDTKGSLEYRAIMNYTKESNIFQDYLPKALHSLEDSVTVRNTIALIGELKDSTMIDTLLKVIHDERYTRSVLSALGTIGTDRSISILKEYMDSPSEKVRVIVARGFLEIDTPGSIELLGMMKDDPSFLIRTMYKLKKK, from the coding sequence ATGAAGAGAATAGTCATCTTACTCTATGTTATAAGTCTAACATTTTGTCTCAATGCTGAGGTCTTGCAGGACCAGGAAATTGATCTTGTAAAAAATCTTCTCGAAGATAATGATATGTCGCTGCAATCTTTAAAATTTTTAAAAGACTGGGCAGGAGACACAAAATTTAAACTGCCGATCGTCGTTGATATTCTGAATAATCCCTTAGAATTTCCAAAATTTGTAGATAGTACAGAAATACTTTGTGACCGTCATGATCCCGAAGAAATGATCAGTACCTATGCTGAAATTCTCTTTCAGGCAGGATGGTTAACTGCATTTGATGATGCCATTTTTGAGGATTATTTCGATAAGAATGTGCAGAGAGAGCAGGATGTTTTCGCATATATTGAGTACGTGTGGGAAATTACCGAGCACTTATATCAGCAAGCGTGGCATAAAATTTCTGATGATGAAAAAGATATTCTTACCTATCTTTCATATTCACTGTGGCAGGAAGAGGAAGATTCGCTTCGGTATGACGAGTTCTATGCGAGCAACATGATTACCACGTTTGATAGTCTCGATATCGAAGAGGATGTGATACCGATCATCAAAAAAATTAATTTCGGAAATTTGATGCAAGCAGCGCAGGTTTTCCAGGAAGGTTTTGATGTTCTTGAAAGTCATATTAATGATCTGTTCTTTAACAATACACAAAAACTCGCCAAGAACTCTTCCTTTGGTAAGATGTGCATTGGAACGTACTATAATGATATTTATGATGAGCAGTATTCCTTTATCGTCGATCCGGGAGGTAATGATGTGTACACTGCACCCATAAAAACAGGCTGGGAAAATCCATTTTATGTTATACTCGACCTTCAAGGAGATGACACATATAGAAGTAATGAGATAGGAAATCTATTTCGCGTTTTTGCAGGCTTGGGTATTTCGTATGACTGTGCCGGCAATGATTTGTATGTTGGAGATGATTATACGCTGAGTTCATTTTTAGGATACCAGCTCTGTTATGATAGACAGGGTAATGACATGTATGCAGGAGGATTGAACAGCATCGCAGCAGCAATATTCGGCTTGAATATGCTTATCGACACGAATGGAAATGATTCCTATTCTACGACAGAACTTGGTGAGGGATTCGCCGGACCTCTCGCAGCTGGATTCCTCATAGATACAGATGGTAGTGATATGTATTATGCAGGCGGGAAATATTTACATGCACCGCTTGCACCTTTCGATCATAGAGCACTTTCGCAAGGATTTGGATTCGGGATACGTCCTTATATGGGAGGAGGGATCGGTGTCATTTATGACAAAACTGGAAATGATGCCTACCAGGGCGCAGTGTATAGCCAGGCGGTTGCCTATTGGTATTCGCTTGGGATCATCATAGATAAAGCAGGTAATGATTTTTACACTGCTGTGTACTATCCCCAGGGCAGCGGTATCCATCTTGCCGGAGGGTTTTTGTATGATGAGGAAGGAGAGGATCATTACTATTCTAAACATGGTCCGGGGCAAGGTGCAGCGCACGATTATGCAGTTGGATTTCTTATTGATAGAAAGGGTAATGACATATATTCTGTTGAAGGGGGTAACGGATTAGGATTGACAAATTCGGTTGCACTCTTCCTTGATGTTTCTGGTAATGATCGCTACGAGAGAAATGTCACAAGCAATTACGGTTATGCAAATTCCGCACGCAATACCGGCAGCATTGGCATCTTTCTTGATACAGGAGGAACAGACAGCTACCCGATATATGCTGATTCTTCAGAATATCATGAGCGATATAAGAATGATTCTCAATGGATGTTCGGCACATATGGTGTTGGGAAAGATACAAGTATAGTTATTCCAGATGTTGAACCAATGGAAGAAGCGCAGGAAAAAGAAGTGGCGACAGTCGATTCTCTAGCATCCATCAAGGAAATTTTTTCAATTGCTTCTGAATGGGGAGTAGGAAGTGCTGCCAAACGAGTTTCTCTTGCTGCCGATATTCTGCTGAAAAGAGATGAAGAAGCATCAGAATATATTTTTGAAAACAAACTCGACACCAAAGGTTCACTCGAATACCGGGCTATCATGAATTATACAAAAGAGTCTAATATATTCCAAGATTATCTGCCGAAAGCACTTCATTCTCTGGAAGATAGTGTGACCGTTCGCAATACTATTGCTCTCATCGGTGAATTGAAAGATTCAACCATGATCGATACGCTTCTTAAGGTTATTCATGATGAGAGATATACACGAAGTGTGCTGTCTGCACTGGGTACGATCGGTACAGATAGAAGTATATCCATTCTTAAAGAGTATATGGACTCACCATCAGAAAAAGTACGTGTCATTGTCGCACGAGGATTTCTTGAAATCGATACACCCGGAAGTATAGAATTACTCGGCATGATGAAAGATGATCCCTCATTCCTGATCAGGACAATGTATAAGTTGAAGAAGAAGTAG
- a CDS encoding HAD family phosphatase, translating into MKDCKIIFTDLDGTLLGHDRIISADNLSVLNELGKRKIVRVLATGRSLYSLARIIEVDFPHFDYIIFSCGVGIIDWTTKQILCSYTLSKNEINLVRAVLDEHNIDYMIHKPVPENHKFHYQKFGKDNHDFDKRFSFYADCGKPLPSHQHDIENASQVLAIIPDQVERFEIIKNTLSCLKVIRTTSPIDHQSLWIEIFPQNVSKGHAAEWLCNHLNIAREYTIGIGNDYNDLDLLEWTAHSYVVENAPEELRKRFKVTASNQSSGFAKVINEWVL; encoded by the coding sequence ATGAAAGATTGTAAAATTATATTTACCGATCTCGACGGTACATTGCTGGGACATGATCGTATCATCAGCGCAGATAATCTTTCAGTTCTTAATGAACTGGGAAAAAGGAAGATCGTTCGAGTTCTGGCAACAGGGCGATCATTGTATTCTCTTGCCAGAATCATTGAAGTTGATTTTCCCCATTTTGACTATATTATCTTCTCGTGTGGGGTAGGCATCATCGATTGGACAACAAAGCAGATTTTGTGTTCATACACTTTATCAAAAAATGAGATCAATCTCGTTCGTGCTGTTCTCGATGAACATAATATTGATTATATGATCCATAAACCCGTACCTGAAAATCATAAATTCCATTACCAGAAATTCGGTAAAGATAATCATGATTTCGATAAAAGATTTTCATTCTATGCAGATTGTGGAAAACCGCTGCCATCTCATCAGCATGACATAGAAAATGCATCTCAGGTGCTGGCAATTATTCCTGACCAGGTTGAGCGATTTGAGATCATAAAGAATACACTCTCATGTCTGAAGGTAATTCGCACGACTTCACCGATCGACCATCAATCACTGTGGATTGAAATATTTCCTCAAAATGTATCAAAAGGACATGCAGCGGAGTGGCTCTGCAACCATCTCAATATTGCACGGGAATATACAATAGGCATTGGGAATGATTACAATGATCTCGATCTCCTCGAATGGACTGCGCACAGCTATGTTGTGGAAAATGCTCCTGAAGAACTCAGAAAAAGGTTCAAAGTAACGGCATCGAACCAGAGCAGCGGATTCGCGAAAGTTATCAATGAATGGGTGTTATGA
- a CDS encoding PAS domain S-box protein — MPKLPLKILYVEDETLVLFSVTEILRRRVDEVIPAINGEEGFELFQKHVPDVIITDINMPKMSGLDMARKIKLLKPDIHVFLLSAYAQPDYLLDAIDIGVKGFLKKPLDKEKLFSILQEISEPAILKKRIQKEATGRELAESALHESETRYQTIFNNLNDAIFVNEIDENNIPGRTIEVNDIGSMYLGYSKDELLNMNLWDLMTDDAKKHFMPVLNDLIKNKHLTFEFELSTKDNDVIPVEISAHIFERNSRCYVISIIRDITERHEAAKGQQLHSYVLKNLHDNVIITDLKGNITYINDAVLNLLGYSKDQIIGKHLTALGEGIEDSVSQNEIVERTLKDGQWQGVVTNFTSKGEKVYFDSHTWVMKDKDEKPLALVGISHDITNERLKEKELLESEKKFRTLAENIPGTVYIYEMCKDGKSRIMHYVGPGFREMIGEDFAKDINYDINLFFDHVHPDDFDKLQEAAEEALKNNAPLSFEYRMKSKKGHIIWVRSICRGSILENGNTLWQGVLVNVSDRKLDEEKIRKSEEHYRDLFENSRNILWISDLDGRLTNINWQFKEILGYEKKHLLGKSIHDIVQDKDKEKSKQNYESVAEGESVEYEVLVKTYCGKEKSIWVSLRPLYENDKLVAVQGFGNDITVRKAVVQQLRESENKYRSLYNSINDMIMLHGINDDGTLTNFIEVNDETANKLGYSKEELLKLTPDRIRIPPDLNYSKRKKNELLENHSILFETILKCKDGYTFPVEIHSRIVYFDDKKLVLAIARDISDRKEAEFQIRAKEEFSTALFEYNPVETIVVDKQGKIVRYNNSIELHRNRVPKIGDIMYKDFASKHKIDMFDVMMSCIQNNKMKVIPDTVYREGKAGEKHLHITIAPFPEGAIITSRDITRQVDAEEQLKREVEQKELLIKEINHRVKNNFALVSSLLAIQQQNIEDEKVRDIFEEAQNRIQSIALVHKQLYSSENLADIDFSTYIKTLIRQLMGGFNHQSGNISVDVDIKDVKLDIAKAIPCGLIVNELITNAFKHGFKKDINGTITVKMDKKGKAEIELIVANDGVPFPDNVDFRNTQTLGLQLVTSLVQQIDGTIQLEKANGTKFTISFQN, encoded by the coding sequence ATGCCAAAATTACCCCTAAAGATCCTCTATGTTGAAGATGAAACTCTCGTACTTTTTTCAGTCACAGAGATATTACGCCGAAGGGTCGATGAAGTTATTCCTGCGATAAATGGTGAAGAGGGATTTGAGTTGTTTCAAAAACATGTGCCTGACGTCATTATTACAGATATAAACATGCCGAAAATGAGTGGCCTTGATATGGCACGCAAGATCAAACTATTAAAACCCGATATTCATGTATTCTTGCTTTCTGCTTATGCTCAACCGGATTACTTGCTCGATGCAATCGATATTGGGGTGAAAGGTTTCTTAAAAAAACCACTCGATAAAGAGAAACTATTCTCAATTCTTCAGGAAATCTCAGAACCTGCAATTTTAAAAAAACGCATTCAAAAAGAGGCAACAGGCAGGGAACTTGCCGAATCCGCTCTCCATGAAAGCGAAACGAGATATCAAACAATTTTCAACAATCTCAATGATGCCATATTTGTTAATGAAATCGATGAAAATAATATTCCCGGAAGAACCATAGAAGTTAATGATATTGGATCGATGTATTTGGGTTATTCCAAAGATGAACTTCTTAATATGAACCTTTGGGACCTCATGACCGATGATGCTAAAAAACATTTTATGCCAGTACTTAACGATCTTATCAAAAATAAACATCTCACGTTTGAGTTTGAATTATCCACAAAGGATAATGATGTCATTCCTGTCGAGATCAGTGCTCATATTTTTGAAAGAAATTCTAGGTGCTATGTGATATCAATTATTCGCGATATTACAGAACGACACGAAGCAGCAAAAGGGCAGCAACTCCACAGCTATGTGTTAAAAAATTTACACGACAATGTCATAATAACCGACCTTAAAGGTAATATAACATACATAAACGATGCAGTACTGAACCTTCTTGGTTATTCCAAAGATCAAATAATTGGAAAGCATTTAACTGCCCTTGGAGAAGGTATTGAAGATAGCGTCTCCCAGAATGAGATCGTTGAGCGTACCTTGAAGGATGGACAGTGGCAAGGTGTTGTCACAAATTTCACATCCAAAGGTGAAAAGGTCTACTTTGATTCACATACATGGGTCATGAAAGATAAAGATGAAAAACCCTTAGCCCTTGTAGGCATATCTCATGATATTACAAATGAGAGATTGAAGGAAAAAGAGCTTCTAGAAAGTGAAAAAAAGTTCCGAACCCTGGCTGAAAATATTCCGGGAACAGTTTACATCTATGAGATGTGCAAGGATGGTAAATCCCGAATTATGCATTATGTCGGTCCTGGTTTTCGTGAAATGATAGGAGAAGATTTTGCAAAGGATATCAATTACGATATAAATCTCTTTTTTGATCATGTCCATCCTGATGACTTTGATAAGCTTCAGGAGGCTGCTGAAGAAGCTCTGAAAAATAATGCTCCTTTGAGTTTTGAATACAGAATGAAATCTAAAAAGGGGCATATCATTTGGGTTCGATCAATATGTAGAGGATCAATCCTTGAAAACGGGAATACGCTCTGGCAGGGAGTTCTTGTAAATGTCAGCGACAGAAAGTTGGATGAAGAGAAAATCAGAAAAAGTGAAGAACATTATCGGGATCTTTTTGAGAATTCCCGGAATATTCTCTGGATATCCGATCTTGATGGACGGCTTACAAATATCAATTGGCAATTTAAAGAAATTCTTGGTTATGAGAAAAAACACCTTCTAGGAAAAAGCATTCACGATATCGTTCAGGATAAGGACAAAGAAAAATCAAAACAGAATTATGAAAGTGTCGCTGAAGGTGAATCTGTTGAATACGAAGTACTCGTCAAAACATACTGTGGAAAAGAAAAAAGTATCTGGGTTAGTCTTCGTCCATTATATGAAAACGATAAACTTGTGGCTGTACAGGGCTTTGGAAATGACATAACTGTAAGAAAAGCAGTGGTACAGCAACTTCGCGAAAGTGAAAATAAATATCGTTCCCTTTATAACAGTATTAATGATATGATCATGCTTCATGGCATAAATGATGATGGAACGTTAACCAATTTTATAGAAGTGAATGACGAGACTGCGAATAAGCTTGGATATTCAAAAGAAGAGCTTCTCAAGCTAACACCCGATCGTATTAGAATCCCTCCCGATCTGAACTATTCCAAAAGAAAGAAGAATGAACTACTTGAAAATCATTCAATATTGTTTGAGACGATCCTCAAATGTAAAGATGGTTATACATTCCCTGTTGAAATCCACTCACGGATCGTTTACTTCGATGATAAGAAACTCGTTTTAGCAATAGCACGAGATATATCAGATCGTAAAGAAGCAGAATTTCAAATCCGGGCAAAAGAGGAATTCAGCACAGCTCTTTTTGAATATAACCCGGTCGAGACAATCGTTGTGGACAAGCAGGGTAAGATCGTGCGATATAATAATTCAATTGAATTGCATAGAAACCGAGTTCCAAAAATAGGTGATATCATGTATAAAGATTTCGCCTCGAAGCACAAGATAGACATGTTCGATGTGATGATGAGTTGTATACAAAATAATAAAATGAAGGTCATTCCTGATACAGTATACAGGGAAGGGAAAGCGGGAGAAAAACACCTTCACATCACGATCGCACCATTTCCAGAAGGAGCAATCATAACTTCCAGAGATATTACACGTCAGGTAGATGCCGAAGAACAGCTCAAGAGGGAAGTTGAACAGAAAGAACTTCTTATAAAAGAGATCAATCATCGTGTAAAAAATAATTTTGCCCTTGTCTCAAGCCTTCTTGCAATACAGCAGCAAAATATCGAGGATGAAAAAGTTCGCGATATTTTTGAGGAAGCACAAAACAGGATTCAGTCCATCGCGCTGGTACATAAGCAATTATACAGTTCTGAAAATCTGGCGGATATTGATTTTTCAACATACATAAAAACTCTTATTAGACAGCTGATGGGAGGTTTTAATCATCAGTCGGGAAATATTTCGGTTGATGTTGATATTAAAGACGTGAAACTCGACATCGCAAAGGCCATTCCTTGCGGACTTATTGTGAACGAGCTTATCACAAATGCATTCAAGCATGGTTTTAAAAAGGACATTAATGGCACTATTACGGTGAAAATGGATAAAAAAGGAAAAGCTGAAATTGAACTTATTGTTGCAAATGATGGTGTACCTTTTCCAGATAATGTCGATTTCAGGAATACTCAGACTCTTGGACTGCAGCTTGTGACCAGTCTTGTGCAACAGATCGATGGCACGATCCAACTCGAAAAAGCAAACGGTACAAAATTTACCATATCCTTTCAAAATTAA
- a CDS encoding MATE family efflux transporter, with product MTSTGMDLTQGNLLKNLVKLSLPIMLSNFFMTFYNLTDAFWLGKLGETARHAVSVAGLAFPLIFFLSSFGFGFVIAGTSLIAQYKGAGKMEKMKEVVGQFVLIIVVFSIFFVVVGLLFINDILKLLQTPDEIFDLAKQFITIILMGMIFMFIFLSYQSFSHGLGDTISPMKIQLISVGLNVILDPLMIFGIGFFPRMETLGAAWATLISRIVAAIIAVIFLFRKTPYILPGLKEIKPEKNMMKRILRISIPASLAQSMTSFGFILLQGFVNSFGTVVMSAYAINNRLISLFMMPSMGISNGLASIVGQNIGAQKYRRAEQSVSVAFKLVISIMFAGSLLLFFFGGSITKFFINDPAVIAVGVRMFKVTPIASCIFGVLFVFIGAFNGSGHTKPVMLLNVGRLWFVRIPLVYILSGSILHLAFLKGSFLYPLLYKLSLPLSTYPYESLWWSMVASNMITSIIAYMIYKRGTWKRSQIKT from the coding sequence ATGACCTCCACCGGAATGGATCTGACACAGGGTAATCTTCTCAAGAATCTTGTTAAGCTCTCGCTGCCTATCATGTTGTCCAATTTCTTTATGACCTTTTACAATCTTACTGACGCATTCTGGCTTGGAAAACTTGGCGAAACTGCTCGTCATGCTGTCTCGGTAGCTGGTCTTGCATTCCCACTCATATTTTTCCTTTCATCTTTCGGTTTCGGTTTTGTGATCGCCGGCACCTCTCTCATTGCTCAATATAAAGGCGCCGGGAAGATGGAGAAGATGAAAGAAGTGGTCGGTCAGTTCGTTTTGATCATCGTTGTTTTTTCAATTTTCTTTGTTGTTGTGGGATTGCTTTTTATTAATGATATACTCAAATTGCTTCAAACACCCGACGAGATATTCGATCTCGCAAAGCAGTTCATAACGATCATTCTCATGGGCATGATATTCATGTTCATCTTCCTTTCCTATCAAAGTTTTTCACATGGATTGGGTGACACAATCTCGCCTATGAAGATACAGCTTATATCGGTGGGACTCAACGTCATACTCGATCCCCTCATGATATTCGGCATTGGTTTTTTCCCGAGAATGGAAACACTTGGTGCTGCCTGGGCAACACTTATATCACGCATCGTAGCTGCGATCATAGCTGTTATATTCCTTTTCCGAAAAACGCCTTATATATTACCAGGACTGAAAGAGATCAAACCTGAAAAAAATATGATGAAGCGAATATTGAGGATCAGTATTCCCGCTTCACTTGCACAATCCATGACAAGTTTTGGATTTATTTTGCTCCAGGGATTCGTTAATTCTTTCGGAACGGTCGTGATGTCTGCTTATGCCATTAATAATCGTCTCATCAGTCTCTTTATGATGCCATCGATGGGGATCAGCAACGGGTTGGCTTCGATTGTCGGTCAGAATATTGGTGCACAAAAGTATCGAAGGGCAGAACAGAGTGTCTCGGTTGCATTCAAACTTGTGATCTCAATTATGTTTGCGGGTTCATTACTGCTTTTCTTTTTCGGCGGTTCTATCACAAAATTCTTTATTAATGACCCTGCCGTTATTGCAGTCGGTGTTCGGATGTTCAAGGTCACGCCGATCGCATCCTGCATTTTTGGAGTACTTTTTGTGTTCATCGGAGCATTTAATGGTTCGGGACATACAAAACCGGTTATGCTCCTTAATGTCGGCCGATTGTGGTTCGTAAGAATTCCGCTGGTTTACATTCTTTCTGGTTCAATCCTTCATCTTGCATTTCTGAAAGGGAGTTTTTTGTATCCCTTGTTGTATAAATTATCACTCCCTCTTTCAACCTATCCATATGAATCTCTCTGGTGGTCGATGGTTGCCAGCAATATGATAACAAGTATAATTGCATATATGATTTACAAACGCGGAACATGGAAAAGATCCCAAATAAAGACATAG